From Zingiber officinale cultivar Zhangliang chromosome 5B, Zo_v1.1, whole genome shotgun sequence, the proteins below share one genomic window:
- the LOC121984411 gene encoding polygalacturonase inhibitor-like: protein MDTTLLSSCLILLYVSFLLFCFSVPASAGLCNKDDKRALVAIKAAFNNAYHFASWTNGSACCTWYDVDCDDRGRVVGLSLFRDDFPGTIPDAVGDLPFLTSLMFHHLPNLVGPIPPAIGRLSKLRFLDISWTNVSGPVPNFLASLPSLTGLDLSFNNLSGPIPSALAHAPASLNSIDLSRNKLTGPLPPGIFSNTSGAYLRLSHNGLSGEVPPSYGAVEFLQVDLSRNRFTGDASFLFGRGKGTQQIDLSRNVFEFDLGKVEFPEAELIALDLNHNKIYGSIPKQIAEVENLQLFNVSYNRLCGEIPTGGRLDRFDQYCYLHNKCLCSAPLPPCNKGRDGDWSRWG from the coding sequence ATGGATACTACTCTACTCTCATCCTGCCTCATTCTCCTCTACGTCTCCTTCTTGCTCTTCTGCTTCTCCGTGCCGGCGTCGGCGGGGCTGTGCAACAAGGACGACAAGCGGGCGCTGGTGGCCATCAAAGCCGCCTTTAACAACGCCTACCACTTCGCCTCCTGGACAAACGGCTCTGCCTGCTGCACCTGGTACGACGTCGATTGTGACGACCGCGGCCGCGTCGTCGGCCTCAGCCTCTTCCGGGACGACTTCCCAGGCACTATCCCCGACGCCGTCGGAGACCTCCCCTTCCTCACCTCCCTCATGTTCCACCACCTCCCTAACTTGGTCGGCCCCATCCCCCCAGCCATTGGCCGCCTTTCCAAACTCCGTTTTCTCGACATCAGCTGGACCAACGTATCCGGCCCAGTCCCCAACTTCCTTGCCAGCCTCCCCTCACTCACCGGCCTCGACCTCTCCTTCAACAATCTCTCCGGCCCCATCCCCTCAGCCCTCGCTCACGCCCCTGCCAGCCTCAACTCCATCGATCTCAGCCGCAACAAACTCACTGGTCCGCTCCCGCCAGGGATCTTCTCCAACACCTCCGGGGCCTACCTGCGCCTCTCCCACAACGGACTCTCCGGCGAGGTCCCGCCGTCGTACGGCGCGGTGGAGTTCTTGCAGGTGGACCTGTCGCGTAACCGATTCACGGGGGACGCCTCCTTTCTGTTCGGACGGGGGAAGGGGACGCAGCAGATCGACCTCTCCAGGAACGTTTTCGAGTTCGACCTCGGGAAGGTGGAGTTCCCAGAGGCGGAGTTGATCGCGCTGGACTTGAACCACAACAAGATCTACGGCAGCATACCGAAGCAGATCGCCGAGGTGGAGAACCTCCAGCTGTTTAACGTGAGCTACAATAGGCTGTGCGGGGAAATTCCCACCGGCGGGAGGTTGGATCGCTTCGACCAATACTGCTACCTTCACAACAAGTGCTTGTGCAGCGCCCCGTTGCCGCCCTGCAACAAGGGAAGGGATGGAGATTGGTCAAGGTGGGGATAA